In Diorhabda carinulata isolate Delta chromosome 6, icDioCari1.1, whole genome shotgun sequence, a single genomic region encodes these proteins:
- the LOC130895950 gene encoding axotactin isoform X1, producing MRSSITHYVTAFPLFGRMLLQIKLKLIYSCLLILTISARPELTNLRQCIGPIEKGPCSRNIYKWAFDHDRQECVQFVWGGCGGNDRNRFDNENNCTDICKSSKTDTSSPRINIVEDRGPVLTFQETGDETTFMFAQSNTFIQIDGDIIQTFQLRLCRQISFKFRTRLPHGLLVYHNVKVPKGISLQPYALYIIVQQGQLKVVHVYGKHSTALTVGSGLNRDEWHSVTVRIDVHGARLMATVDDLKDETTLKGLDKENNYGVSANVTSVILIGGLSSEERLHGVKYIIESFVGCIKNVILSTGKSASDLLPISPLIATKHENVQEGCVDKCITVENLCFQGSKCINHYNTFTCDCFGTKYEGEYCDIYTATILTLKGSSYVSYRVYDWKDRVHSSVTRFSMLFKTRFDDSALLFAAGGVQNLNHYIAASIFNKTVFVEVNFGEYPLLTVLGQVPEFKLYQWNNLTIFHEYNRIHLILNEEKVTLNVTGIPLLYIDPEIYIGGGPELQKKPGLKSTNNFVGSLKYVFYNDISIIYELNKNNPKVHYIGILRPEFYEIDVKDIPITFPFSSSHIWWHNNHTDSLSLSFSYKASTNLSVVASSEAQTGVYWEVRIVNDEVRFEVSDNTKNVTHLISVKKTPGVWHWLNLTYKGEVDEITLTVDNRTKQEKIGDIKFAIGDKIKVAAGSRTNAGLVGCMMDIMVNGALLEPRSVLQSERVVGEVSLDDCRFIDACKRPNTCKHGGKCSVKEDKLICDCTNTGYMGKNCHFAQYRKTCEELALLGYTKPDVYLIDIDGNGKFPPAHVRCEFQSHEDSTKTIVEHNLPSQIDVRSPSEKDFMFTIKYREFDAEMIQELVSHSLNCSQYIRYDCQKAPLELHSATWFISSANETVDFIGEVKRGTCPCSIGKKCENKSQWCNCEDIDDEKWYTDDGYYTNANNVGITEMVFLQQSDLPDDALGRITLGPLECVETNTQRYVVTFTTSQSYIEVPGWIKGDLAFSFRTTGKKAILLYQPPIRPNYPSFMVALTSDFQLTFNFTLNTGVSKELVIISGRKLNGGEWHKVWIDYNKYHVRFMINEDFQMVNLKPEEEFGPFEGSMFIGGAISDLLDQKSSVHQGLIGCFRGLVVNEEILDIYSYMSVHLSEIIKDCKPSCDPNPCQNGAHCKELWSNFQCICPNPWAYSGEFCETNINTNAITFTLPSSYLRRNYLTNDTSDEKSVLSGMFKENILVNLRTYENRALIFYANDQLNNFAHLYIDNDTQVIFLFNYGNKIFNITVDYANLNTSKSVQIAIVRQKNFTTMHVNDKNKTIPYGVKLLEDYSHKPWINPNMEVLAPQRPPAPPTEYFQLNLGGYDPETLLKVSDYPPKLEGYVGCLRGLQIGNRSIDLSSKVSETDVGKYSKLIFYKTSRIVYFYLTWFLGVIAHCNMKCDEVPCKHGGICIEDFRNRRHTCDCEHTSYYGEFCSEEIGAEFNGESIIWREYILNGSVDYVKFQLAFSSVDISQKSTVLLLLQTENSRSYYLVVGLSTEGYLTVQEDREGAVFSATVNTKNFINGARHSIYYKRNFNDSELYIDRELTAMKQIPAQTFTNIPEKGGNEVQIGGHDTNDPRFATYKRYSGCLSNIFIKVNEHVMKPLEEYMLFTKTGTEKVNVSNQHGVRSAQCSSDFDKIHEKIPVSINLNISQGTDKTWVQDAPQRVIYTSMYSTTAEEEDSTGQLVVIILSSFFLLVIVFFIYHLIIIDKKYRRRKEYETDANILLSKQQAAFLQENNKTAEDSSKKFNGIITSDSVNVSKDEVREELIVKPIKRVDSKREKQRVSFRGNNTEIKNDNSEVICSELLTPMPEVVEEEEEEENDEPINIKNI from the exons ATGAGAAGTTCAATTACTCACTACGTCACCGCATTTCCTTTGTTCGGAAGG ATGTTGTTGCAGATAAAATTGAAGCTAATCTACAGTTGCTTATTAATACTTACAATATCAGCAAGACCTGAGCTAACTAATTTACGACAATGTATAGGACCAATTGAAAAAGGTCCTTGtagtagaaatatatataaatgggCATTCGATCACGACAGACAGGAATGTGTACAATTTGTTTGGGGAGGTTGCGGAGGCAACGATCGAAATAGATTCGATAATGAAAATAACTGTACGGATATCTGTAAAAGTTCAAAAA ccGATACATCTTCGCCGAGGATTAATATAGTAGAAGACAGAGGACCAGTATTGACTTTCCAAGAGACCGGAGACGAAACTACTTTTATGTTTGCCCAATCGAATACGTTTATCCAAATCGACGGCGATATCATTCAAACTTTCCAATTACG ATTATGTCGACAGATATCTTTCAAATTTCGAACTAGATTACCGCACGGACTTTTAGTCTACCACAACGTTAAAGTACCAAAAGGAATATCTTTACAACCATACGCTCTGTACATTATAGTTCAACAGGGTCAATTGAAAGTCGTACACGTTTATGGAAAACATTCGACGGCCCTTACGGTTGGTAGCGGTTTGAATAGAGATGAATGGCATTCGGTTACg gttagaattgATGTACACGGTGCTAGATTAATGGCAACCGTTGATGATTTAAAAGACGAAACGACGTTAAAAGGTTTAGATAAAGAAAATAACTATGGAGTTTCAGCGAACGTTACTTCAGTAATTTTAATAGGag gattAAGTTCTGAAGAACGATTACACGGAGTGAAATACATCATCGAATCGTTCGTAGGTTGTATAAAAAACGTCATCCTAAGTACGGGAAAATCGGCGTCTGATCTACTACCGATATCGCCTCTAATAGCCACCAAACACGAAAATGTACAAGAAGGGTGCGTAGATAAATGTATAACGGTGGAAAATCTTTGTTTTCAAGGTTCGAAATGCATCAATCATTACAACACTTTTACTTGCGATTGTTTCGGTACCAAATACGAAGGAGAATACTGTGATATTTATA CCGCTACTATTCTAACGCTGAAAGGATCTTCATACGTTTCCTATAGAGTGTACGATTGGAAGGACAGAGTCCATTCTTCGGTAACTCGATTTTCGATGTTATTTAAAACGCGATTTGACGATTCCGCTCTATTATTCGCAGCTGGAGGCgttcaaaatttgaatcattatataGCGGCATCGATATTCAACAAGACTGTTTTCGTTGAAGTGAATTTCGGCGAATATCCCCTTTTAACCGTATTAGGACAAGTACCTGAATTCAAATTGTATCAATGgaataatttaacaatatttcacGAATATAATAGGatacatttaatattaaacGAAGAGAAAGTAACTTTGAACGTAACCGGTATACCTTTATTGTATATCGATCCGGAAATTTATATAGGGGGCGGTCCGGAATTGCAAAAGAAACCCGGTTTGAAATCGACAAACAATTTCGTCGGCTCATTGAAATACGTATTTTACAACGATATATCTATAATTTACgagttgaataaaaataatccgAAAGTTCATTATATCGGTATATTGAGACCGGAATTTTACGAGATCGACGTCAAAGATATACCGATAACTTTTCCATTTTCTTCGTCTCATATTTGGTGGCACAACAACCACACCGATAGCCTATCGTTGTCGTTTAGCTACAAAGCCAGCACGAATTTGAGCGTCGTAGCATCGAGCGAAGCTCAAACCGGCGTCTATTGGGAAGTTAGAATAGTAAACGACGAAGTTCGATTCGAAGTTTCGGATAATACGAAAAACGTAACTCATCTAATCAGCGTTAAGAAAACTCCCGGTGTTTGGCATTGGCTCAATCTAACTTATAAAGGAGAAGTGGACGAAATAACTTTAACCGTAGATAATAGAacgaaacaagaaaaaatcggCGATATCAAATTTGCTATAGGAGATAAAATAAAAGTAGCTGCCGGTTCGAGAACGAACGCCGGTCTCGTAGGGTGTATGATGGATATAATGGTGAACGGCGCTCTTCTAGAACCTAGATCCGTTTTACAGAGCGAACGAGTCGTCGGGGAAGTTTCTTTAGACGATTGTAGATTCATCGACGCTTGCAAACGACCAAATACTTGCAAACACGGTGGAAAATGTTCCGTTAAAGAAGATAAGTTAATTTGTGATTGTACAAATACCGGTTACATGGGAAAGAATTGCCATTTCGCTCAATATAGAAAAACTTGTGAAGAACTCGCCTTATTAG gttatacgAAACCGGACGTATATTTAATAGATATTGACGGTAACGGTAAATTTCCTCCGGCACACGTACGCTGCGAATTTCAAAGTCACGAAGATTCAACAAAAACAATCGTAGAACACAATTTACCCAGTCAAATAGACGTGAGATCTCCATCTGAAAAAGATTTCATGTTCACTATAAAATATAGAGAATTCGACGCCGAAATGATACAAGAATTAGTATCGCATTCGTTGAATTGTAGTCAATACATCAGATACGATTGCCAAAAAGCACCTTTAGAATTACATTCGGCGACGTGGTTTATAAGTTCCGCAAACGAAACCGTCGATTTTATCGGAGAAGTTAAaag GGGTACATGCCCATGTTCTATAGGAAAGAAATGCGAAAACAAATCCCAATGGTGTAATTGTGAAGATATCGATGATGAAAAATGGTATACCGATGACGGTTATTACACCAACGCGAATAATGTTGGTATTACCGAAATGGTTTTTCTTCAACAATCCGATTTACCTGATGATGCACTAGGAAGAATAACATTAGGACCATTAGAATGTGTCGAAACTA ATACCCAAAGATACGTTGTTACTTTTACTACGAGTCAGTCTTATATCGAAGTACCCGGTTGGATAAAAGGAGATTTGGCGTTTTCGTTTAGAACTACCGGTAAAAAAGCCATTCTTCTCTACCAACCACCGATAAGACCAAATTATCCAAGTTTTATGGTAGCTTTAACTAGCG ATTTTCAACtaacttttaattttacattaaacACCGGCGTTTCTAAGGAACTCGTCATAATTTCCGGTAGAAAATTAAACGGTGGTGAATGGCACAAAGTTTGGATAGATTATAACAAATATCATGTTAGATTTATGATAAACGAAGATTTTCAAATGGTAAATTTAAAACCGGAAGAAGAATTCGGTCCTTTTGAAGGTTCTATGTTCATAGGAGGCGCTATTAG TGATTTGCTCGATCAAAAATCATCTGTTCATCAAGGATTGATAGGATGCTTCAGAGGATTAGTTGTGAacgaagaaattttagatatataCAGTTATATGAGCGTCCATCTTAGTGAAATTATCAAAGATTGTAAACCTTCTTGCGATCCGAATCCTTGTCAAAACGGTGCGCATTGTAAAGAACTTTGGAGTAATTTTCAATGTATATGTCCAAATCCGTGGGCTTACAGTGGGGAGTTTTGCGAAACCA ATATCAACACAAACGCCATAACATTTACTTTACCTAGCTCATATTTACGGAGGAATTATTTGACGAACGATACCAGCGATGAAAAATCCGTATTGAGCGGTATGtttaaagaaaacattttggTAAATCTACGAACCTACGAAAATCGAGCTCTCATATTTTACGCTAACGATCAATTAAACAATTTCGCCCATTTATATATCGACAACGATACCCAAgtcatatttctttttaattacggtaacaaaattttcaatataacagTTGATTACGCCAATTTAAATACTAGTAAATCCGTACAAATAGCTATAGTCAGACAGAAAAATTTTACTACTATGCACGTTAAcgacaaaaacaaaactatacCGTACGGAGTTAAACTTTTAGAAGACTATTCTCACAAACCCTGGATAAACCCTAATATGG AGGTATTAGCTCCTCAACGTCCACCCGCTCCGCCgactgaatattttcaattaaatttaggGGGTTACGATCCCGaaactttattaaaagtttCTGATTATCCACCGAAACTCGAAGGATACGTGGGTTGTTTAAGAGGTCTTCAAATTGGTAACCGTTCGATCGATCTTTCATCTAAAGTAAGCGAGACAGACGTAGGTAAGTAtagtaaattgattttttataaaacgagtcgcattgtatatttttatttaacgtGGTTTTTAGGGGTGATCGCACATTGCAACATGAAATGCGACGAAGTACCTTGTAAACACGGTGGAATATGTATTGAAGATTTTAGAAATCGTCGACATACTTGCGATTGCGAACACACTAGTTATTACGGGGAATTTTGTTCTGAAGAAATCGGTGCTGAATTCAACGGAGAATCTATTATTTGGAGAGAATACATTTTAAACGGATCCGTTGATTACGTTAAATTCCAATTGGCGTTTTCCAGCGTCGATATTAGTCAAAAAAGTACcgtcttattattattacaaactgaaaacag tCGTAGCTATTATTTGGTTGTCGGTTTAAGTACCGAAGGTTATTTGACGGTACAAGAAGATAGAGAAGGCGCCGTCTTTTCGGCTACcgtaaatacgaaaaatttcataaacGGCGCCAGACATTCGATTTAttacaaaagaaattttaacGATTCCGAATTATACATCGACAGAGAATTAACGGCTATGAAACAAATTCCAGCACAAACTTTCACCAATATTCCCGAAAAAGGTGGAAACGAAGTCCAAATCGGTGGTCACGATACCAACGATCCGAGATTCGCTACTTATAAAAGATATAGCGGCTGCCTTTCAA atattttcatcAAAGTAAACGAACACGTTATGAAACCTTTAGAAGAATATATGTTGTTCACTAAAACTGGTACCGAAAAAGTGAATGTATCGAACCAACATGGTGTCAGAAGCGCGCAGTGTAGTTCGGATTTCGACAAAATACACGAAAAAATTCCGGTTTCTATTAATCTCAATATAAGCCAG GGAACCGATAAAACTTGGGTTCAAGACGCTCCTCAAAGAGTAATTTACACATCGATGTATTCGACTACAGCCGAAGAAGAAGACAGCACCGGCCAATTGGTCGTTataattttatcttctttttttttattagtaatagttttttttatatatcaccTGATtataatcgataaaaaatacagaagaagaaaagaatacGAAACCGACgccaatattttattatcgaaaCAACAAGCCGCTTTCCTACAGGAAAATAACAAAACC GCGGAGGATTCGTCCAAAAAATTCAACGGAATAATAACAAGCGATTCAGTTAACGTTTCAAAAGATGAAGTCAGGGAAGAATTAATTGTGAAACCTATCAAAAGGGTAGATAGTAAAAGAGAAAAACAACGAGTTTCATTTAGAG GTAACAATACCGAAATAAAAAACGACAATTCTGAAGTAATTTGTTCAGAATTACTCACTCCAATGCCGGAAgtagtagaagaagaagaagaagaagaaaacgacGAAcctattaatatcaaaaatatataa